Proteins co-encoded in one Sulfuricystis thermophila genomic window:
- the hemE gene encoding uroporphyrinogen decarboxylase, whose protein sequence is MARPENDDFLRALLREPTTRTPVWLMRQAGRYLPEYCETRKRAGSFLDLCKTPSLACEVTLQPLARYDLDAAILFSDILTIPDAMGLGLYFSDGEGPKFERPLREEWAIRDLAAPDPYDHLRYVLDAVAEIRRALNNSVPLIGFSGSPFTLACYMVEGGSSDDFRILKTMLYDRPDLLHRILEVNAEAVTRYLNAQIECGAQAVQIFDTWGGALSHAAFREFSLAYIERVIAGLMKTHDGERVPCIVFTKGGGQWLEAIAASGCDAVGLDWTTDLGEARRRVGDKVALQGNMDPIALFASPEAVAREATRVLDGFGGGDTGHVFNLGHGIHQHTPPDNVAVLVDTVHRHIRQ, encoded by the coding sequence ATGGCCCGTCCCGAAAACGACGATTTCCTGCGCGCGCTGCTGCGCGAACCAACGACCCGCACTCCCGTGTGGCTGATGCGCCAGGCGGGCCGTTATCTGCCCGAGTATTGCGAGACCCGCAAGCGCGCTGGCAGCTTTCTCGATCTGTGTAAGACGCCGAGCCTCGCCTGCGAGGTGACCCTGCAACCCTTGGCACGCTACGATTTGGATGCGGCGATCCTGTTTTCGGACATCCTCACCATTCCCGACGCGATGGGGCTGGGGCTCTATTTTTCCGATGGCGAGGGCCCGAAATTCGAGCGGCCGTTGCGCGAGGAATGGGCGATTCGCGATCTCGCCGCGCCGGACCCGTACGACCATCTGCGCTATGTGCTCGACGCGGTGGCCGAGATTCGCCGTGCGCTCAATAACAGCGTGCCGCTGATCGGCTTTTCCGGCTCGCCTTTCACGCTCGCCTGTTACATGGTCGAGGGCGGCTCTTCGGACGATTTCCGCATCCTGAAAACGATGCTCTACGACCGCCCCGACCTGCTGCATCGCATCCTCGAAGTGAATGCCGAGGCCGTGACGCGTTATCTGAACGCCCAGATCGAATGCGGCGCCCAGGCGGTGCAGATTTTCGATACCTGGGGCGGCGCGCTTTCCCATGCCGCATTCCGTGAGTTCTCGCTCGCTTACATTGAGCGCGTGATCGCGGGATTGATGAAAACTCATGATGGCGAGCGTGTTCCCTGCATCGTGTTCACCAAGGGGGGCGGCCAGTGGCTCGAAGCGATCGCCGCTTCCGGCTGCGATGCGGTCGGTCTCGACTGGACGACCGATTTGGGCGAGGCGCGCCGCCGCGTGGGCGACAAGGTGGCCTTGCAGGGCAACATGGACCCGATCGCGCTGTTCGCCTCCCCGGAAGCGGTCGCCCGGGAGGCGACGCGCGTACTGGACGGCTTCGGCGGCGGCGATACCGGCCACGTCTTCAACCTGGGCCACGGCATCCATCAGCACACCCCGCCGGACAACGTCGCGGTGCTGGTCGATACCGTCCACCGCCACATCCGTCAATGA
- a CDS encoding primosomal protein N', with amino-acid sequence MRLVQVALDLPVPRLFDYRLEGAIEGDPAGRLVKVPFGPSGKPSKIGVVVGAITHSDQPAEKLKAAEIVATLPALPHEWLELCRFCAQYYHHPLGQVMAFALPPLLRQGKRPRQLQPKVGAGETAPPAGNRPTADQQTAIDAIVAAQGFTTFLLHGVTGSGKTEVYLRAIEAVLAKGGQALMLVPEIALTPQLEARVRDRFPAARIVVATSGVADAARARAFLAALAGEADIVLGTRLAVFMPLPRLGLIVVDEEHDPSFKQQDGLRYSARDVAIWRARQRNVPIVLGSATPSLETFHHAMNGRYTLLALPERAVATAELPTVVTVDTRQQKLQDGLSQELIAAVSERLQRKEQSLVFLNRRGYAPVLACPACGWISRCRRCAANLVLHLVDRRLRCHHCGLEAPIPRACPDCGNLDTQPFGRGTQRLEERLATLFPEARILRIDRDSADSPRKWQALLEKIHRGEADILIGTQMLAKGHDFPRLTLVGVVGADAALFAADFRAPERLFGQLMQVGGRSGRHQLPGEVLIQTEYPDHPLYRALAAHDYAAFAREQLDDREAAGFPPFSFQAMLRAEAGELADALAFLKDAVSRAPSFAGVTLYDPVPMRLFRVNSRERAQLLVEAKSRRELHAFLDDWLTTLHALKTPRGLRWHLDVDPLDY; translated from the coding sequence GTGAGGCTGGTTCAGGTCGCCCTCGACCTGCCGGTGCCCCGGCTGTTCGATTACCGTCTCGAAGGCGCCATCGAGGGCGATCCTGCCGGACGGCTGGTCAAGGTGCCGTTCGGGCCGTCCGGCAAGCCCAGCAAGATCGGCGTGGTGGTCGGCGCGATCACTCACAGCGACCAGCCGGCGGAAAAGCTCAAAGCCGCCGAAATCGTCGCCACCCTGCCGGCGCTGCCGCATGAATGGCTCGAACTGTGCCGGTTTTGCGCCCAGTACTACCATCATCCGCTCGGCCAGGTGATGGCCTTTGCGTTGCCGCCGCTGCTGCGCCAAGGGAAGCGGCCGCGCCAGTTGCAGCCGAAAGTCGGCGCTGGCGAGACGGCACCCCCGGCCGGCAATCGCCCGACGGCCGACCAGCAGACCGCCATCGACGCGATCGTCGCTGCGCAGGGGTTCACGACCTTCCTCCTCCATGGCGTCACCGGCAGCGGCAAGACCGAAGTGTATCTGCGCGCGATCGAGGCGGTGCTCGCAAAAGGGGGGCAGGCGCTGATGCTGGTACCGGAGATCGCGCTCACCCCGCAGCTCGAAGCCCGGGTGCGCGATCGTTTTCCGGCGGCGCGGATCGTCGTGGCGACGAGCGGTGTGGCCGATGCGGCGCGCGCCCGCGCCTTCCTCGCCGCGCTCGCGGGGGAGGCCGACATCGTGCTGGGCACACGACTCGCGGTGTTCATGCCACTGCCGCGGCTTGGCCTGATCGTCGTCGATGAGGAGCACGATCCCTCGTTCAAGCAGCAAGACGGCCTCAGATACTCGGCGCGTGACGTGGCGATCTGGCGCGCCCGGCAGCGGAACGTGCCGATCGTGCTCGGCTCGGCCACCCCCTCGCTCGAAACCTTTCACCATGCGATGAACGGCCGTTACACCCTGCTTGCGCTCCCCGAACGGGCGGTTGCCACAGCCGAGTTGCCCACCGTCGTCACCGTCGATACGCGCCAGCAGAAACTGCAGGACGGCCTGAGCCAGGAGCTGATCGCTGCGGTGAGCGAGCGTCTGCAACGCAAGGAACAGAGCCTGGTCTTCCTCAACCGGCGCGGCTATGCGCCGGTGCTCGCCTGCCCCGCCTGCGGCTGGATCTCGCGCTGCCGGCGCTGCGCGGCGAATCTGGTGCTGCATCTCGTCGACCGCCGCCTGCGCTGCCATCACTGTGGCCTCGAAGCCCCGATCCCGCGCGCCTGTCCCGATTGCGGCAATCTCGACACCCAGCCTTTCGGTCGCGGCACGCAGCGACTCGAAGAACGGCTCGCCACCCTCTTTCCCGAAGCGCGCATCCTGCGCATCGACCGCGACTCGGCCGACTCGCCCCGGAAATGGCAGGCGCTGCTGGAAAAAATCCATCGCGGCGAGGCGGACATCCTCATCGGCACACAGATGCTCGCCAAGGGCCATGATTTCCCGCGACTCACGCTGGTCGGCGTCGTCGGCGCCGATGCAGCCCTGTTTGCCGCCGACTTTCGCGCTCCCGAGCGGCTGTTCGGTCAGCTGATGCAGGTCGGCGGCCGCTCGGGCCGCCATCAGCTTCCCGGCGAGGTGCTGATCCAGACCGAATACCCGGATCACCCCCTCTACCGGGCGCTCGCCGCGCACGACTATGCCGCGTTCGCCCGCGAGCAGCTCGATGACCGCGAGGCCGCCGGCTTTCCGCCGTTTTCTTTCCAGGCGATGCTGCGCGCCGAAGCCGGCGAGCTTGCCGACGCGCTCGCCTTTCTGAAGGATGCCGTGTCACGAGCGCCGAGTTTTGCCGGCGTCACCCTCTATGACCCGGTACCGATGCGCCTCTTCCGCGTCAACAGCCGCGAGCGCGCGCAACTGCTCGTCGAAGCGAAGAGCCGCCGTGAGCTCCATGCCTTCCTCGATGACTGGCTGACGACGCTCCATGCCCTGAAGACGCCGCGCGGACTGCGCTGGCATCTAGACGTCGATCCGCTGGATTATTGA
- a CDS encoding CDP-alcohol phosphatidyltransferase family protein, whose amino-acid sequence MLSNRVLTLPNIITFARLGLLPLLLWMLAVRRYELAFWLFVAASVGDGLDGFLARRLDQRSRLGALLDPIADKLTILGIAWILAAQGLLPVWVAALMSLRDLVIVAGALAYRQLVGGLEMAPTLLSKLNTLLEFLLLALVLMAQNHWIDTAPWLGQYLAVVAFTIVASGAQYVWVWGNKARDHAYRH is encoded by the coding sequence ATGCTTTCGAATCGGGTCCTCACCCTGCCGAACATCATCACCTTCGCCCGCCTCGGTCTGTTGCCGCTGCTGTTATGGATGCTTGCAGTGCGGCGCTACGAGCTGGCGTTTTGGCTCTTCGTCGCCGCCAGTGTCGGCGATGGTCTCGACGGTTTTCTCGCGCGCCGGCTCGATCAGCGTTCGCGCCTCGGCGCGCTGCTGGATCCGATCGCCGACAAGCTGACGATCCTCGGCATCGCCTGGATTCTCGCCGCCCAAGGATTGTTGCCGGTGTGGGTCGCGGCGCTGATGAGTCTGCGCGATCTGGTCATCGTCGCCGGCGCGCTCGCCTACCGGCAGCTGGTCGGCGGGCTGGAGATGGCGCCGACGCTGCTCTCCAAGCTCAACACGCTGCTCGAATTCCTGCTGCTCGCGCTCGTGCTAATGGCGCAAAACCACTGGATCGACACGGCGCCCTGGCTTGGGCAGTATCTCGCCGTCGTCGCCTTCACGATCGTCGCCTCGGGCGCGCAGTATGTCTGGGTGTGGGGCAACAAGGCGCGAGATCATGCGTATCGGCATTGA
- a CDS encoding 6-phosphofructokinase: MATRQIGILTAGGDSPGLNAAIRGVGKAAMGYYKMHVIGFRDGFRGLMENRTMALDGGQLSGILTLGGTILGTSRDKPHKMPVGGKLLDMTDAIVANYHEHHLDCLVCLGGGGTLKNALRLKEKGLNVINLPKTIDNDVWGTDTTFGFDTALSIATECIDRLHSTAHSHHRIIVVEIMGHRAGWLALGAGLAGGADVILIPEIPYDVESIAEAIRERVNSGKPFSIVAVAEGAISKQDLAALAAAKQQKKATKEKARKAAKPPRKMDDGEADAAELIYASRTLRLAKQLEKLTGLEARLTILGHLQRGGAPSAADRILATRLGTAAADLIAKKHYGVLVAARGEGTRPLPIEEVAGKVKTVPPDHPLILSARRVGTNFGD; this comes from the coding sequence ATGGCAACCAGACAGATCGGCATCCTCACTGCCGGTGGCGACAGCCCCGGCCTGAACGCGGCGATCCGTGGCGTCGGCAAGGCAGCGATGGGCTATTACAAGATGCATGTGATCGGCTTTCGCGACGGGTTTCGCGGCCTGATGGAAAACCGCACGATGGCGCTCGACGGCGGCCAGCTCTCCGGCATCCTCACACTGGGCGGCACGATCCTCGGCACCAGCCGCGACAAGCCCCACAAAATGCCGGTCGGCGGCAAGCTGCTGGACATGACCGATGCGATCGTCGCCAACTATCACGAGCATCACCTCGACTGTCTCGTCTGTCTGGGCGGCGGCGGCACGTTGAAGAATGCGCTGCGCCTCAAGGAAAAGGGGCTCAACGTCATCAACCTGCCGAAGACCATCGACAACGACGTCTGGGGCACCGACACCACCTTCGGCTTCGATACCGCGCTTTCCATCGCCACCGAGTGCATCGACCGCCTGCACAGCACCGCGCACAGCCATCACCGCATCATCGTCGTCGAGATCATGGGCCATCGCGCCGGCTGGCTCGCGCTCGGCGCTGGGCTAGCCGGCGGCGCCGACGTGATCCTGATCCCCGAGATTCCCTACGATGTCGAAAGCATTGCCGAGGCGATCCGCGAGCGGGTCAACAGCGGCAAGCCGTTCTCGATCGTCGCCGTCGCGGAAGGGGCGATCTCGAAGCAGGATCTGGCCGCGCTCGCCGCGGCGAAACAGCAGAAAAAGGCCACCAAGGAAAAAGCCAGGAAGGCTGCAAAACCGCCCAGAAAAATGGATGACGGCGAGGCCGATGCCGCCGAACTGATCTACGCGAGTCGCACGCTCCGGCTCGCCAAGCAGCTCGAAAAACTCACCGGCCTCGAAGCGCGCCTGACCATCCTCGGTCACCTGCAGCGCGGCGGCGCGCCTTCAGCCGCCGACCGTATCCTCGCCACCCGGCTCGGCACCGCCGCCGCGGACCTGATCGCCAAGAAGCATTACGGCGTGCTGGTCGCCGCGCGAGGCGAGGGGACGCGGCCGTTACCGATCGAAGAGGTCGCCGGCAAGGTGAAGACCGTGCCGCCCGACCATCCGCTGATTCTCTCGGCACGACGGGTGGGCACGAACTTCGGCGACTGA
- a CDS encoding ribose-phosphate pyrophosphokinase, with protein MAYDSLMVFTGNANPKLASDVAKRLNISLGRATVGRFSDGESNVELLENVRGKDVFILQPTCAPANDNLMELVILADALKRASAGRITAAVPYYGYARQDRRPRSARVPIAAKVVANMLQAVGVQRVLTVDLHADQIQGFFDIPVDNIYATPILLGDIWKQRHDDLLVVSPDVGGVLRARAAAKRLETDLAIIDKRRPRANVAEVMHIIGDVEGRSCVIMDDIVDTAGTLVKAARALKEHGAKKVIAYCTHPVLSGSAVARIEESDLDELVVTDTIPLREDALACKRIRVVSIAGLLAETIIRISNEESVSSLFME; from the coding sequence ATGGCCTACGACAGTCTGATGGTCTTCACCGGCAACGCCAACCCGAAGTTGGCGTCCGACGTCGCCAAGCGTCTCAACATCTCGCTGGGCCGCGCCACCGTTGGCCGCTTCTCGGACGGTGAGAGCAACGTCGAGCTGCTGGAAAACGTGCGTGGCAAGGATGTCTTCATCCTGCAGCCGACCTGCGCGCCGGCCAACGACAACCTGATGGAACTGGTGATCCTCGCCGATGCGCTGAAACGTGCCTCGGCCGGGCGCATCACCGCCGCGGTGCCCTACTACGGCTATGCACGCCAGGACCGCCGACCGCGCTCGGCGCGCGTGCCGATCGCCGCCAAGGTGGTCGCCAACATGCTGCAGGCCGTCGGCGTGCAGCGCGTGCTCACCGTCGATCTGCACGCCGACCAGATCCAGGGCTTTTTCGACATTCCCGTCGACAACATCTACGCGACGCCGATCCTGCTCGGCGACATCTGGAAGCAACGCCACGACGATCTTCTCGTCGTCTCGCCCGACGTCGGCGGCGTGCTGCGTGCGCGTGCCGCGGCCAAGCGCCTGGAAACGGATCTGGCGATCATCGACAAGCGCCGGCCGCGCGCCAACGTCGCCGAGGTGATGCACATCATCGGCGACGTCGAGGGCAGAAGCTGCGTGATCATGGACGACATCGTCGATACTGCCGGCACGCTGGTCAAAGCGGCGCGCGCGCTGAAAGAACATGGCGCCAAGAAGGTGATCGCCTACTGCACGCACCCGGTGCTCTCCGGCAGCGCGGTGGCGCGTATCGAGGAATCCGATCTCGACGAGCTGGTCGTCACCGACACCATCCCGCTGCGCGAAGACGCGCTCGCCTGCAAGCGCATCCGTGTCGTCTCGATCGCCGGCCTGCTGGCCGAAACCATCATCCGCATCAGCAACGAAGAGTCGGTCTCTTCGCTGTTCATGGAATAG
- a CDS encoding ROK family protein has protein sequence MRIGIDLGGTKIEIIVLGDDGAMLLRERVPTPRGDYAATVATIAGLVTMAERKVGHDGTAPPIPVGIGIPGAESRVTGLIKNANSTWLIGRPLRADLEAALGRAVRIENDANCFALSEAVDGAAAGARVVFGVILGTGVGGGIVVDGRVLVGPNAIAGEWGHNPLPGATEGRPCYCGRTDCIETYLSGPALAADGGAENAAALERYEQRLARALAQVINILDPDVIVLGGGVSNLDRLYDRVPRLWGEWVFSDHVATRLLKNRHGDSSGVRGAAWLWNR, from the coding sequence ATGCGTATCGGCATTGATCTGGGCGGCACGAAGATCGAGATCATCGTGCTGGGCGACGATGGCGCGATGCTGTTGCGCGAGCGCGTGCCCACCCCGCGCGGCGATTATGCGGCGACGGTGGCGACGATCGCCGGCCTCGTGACGATGGCCGAGCGAAAAGTCGGCCATGACGGGACGGCACCGCCGATCCCCGTGGGTATCGGCATCCCCGGCGCCGAATCGCGCGTCACCGGCCTCATCAAGAACGCCAATTCGACCTGGCTGATCGGCCGCCCCTTGCGCGCCGATCTCGAAGCCGCCTTGGGGCGCGCCGTGCGCATCGAAAACGACGCCAACTGCTTCGCGCTTTCGGAAGCGGTCGATGGCGCGGCCGCGGGCGCGCGGGTCGTGTTCGGCGTGATCCTCGGCACCGGCGTCGGCGGCGGTATCGTCGTCGATGGTCGCGTGCTGGTCGGGCCGAATGCGATCGCCGGCGAATGGGGCCACAACCCGCTGCCGGGCGCGACCGAAGGACGCCCCTGCTATTGCGGCCGCACGGATTGCATCGAAACCTATCTTTCCGGGCCGGCGTTGGCGGCAGATGGCGGAGCGGAAAACGCAGCGGCCCTCGAGCGCTACGAGCAGCGGCTCGCCCGCGCGCTGGCGCAGGTGATCAACATCCTCGACCCGGACGTGATCGTGCTGGGCGGCGGCGTGTCGAACCTCGACCGGCTGTATGATCGCGTTCCCCGGCTGTGGGGCGAGTGGGTGTTCTCCGACCACGTCGCCACACGGCTGCTCAAGAACCGACATGGCGACTCGTCCGGGGTCAGAGGCGCCGCCTGGCTGTGGAACCGTTGA
- a CDS encoding MFS transporter: MTPLSPPNPWTRIFAPFAVGYFLSYLLRNANAVISPELRGDLGLSAADLGLLTSAYLLAFGAFQLPLGLLLDRFGPRRVETTLLLICAAGCALFAAGHDIGQLTLGRALIGLGVSACLMGSFKSFSLWFPLERQASLNAAIMAAGGLGALTASAPLSALLPTLGWRGIFFALAALTLLVAGLIFTSPEKRVDGQRETLGQQLAGLATIVKSRAFWRFLPQTTLIVGGFMALQGLWAVPYMTQVDGLTREAAANVLLLMAAAMMTGFLFIAFFVRRLAQVGLPPARLLAIGIGCGLAATLGIALQLAPAWLLWPILGLVFAVSNLAYALLSANFPPQLAGRANTALNFGAFVGAFAIQWLFGVAVDGFQSAGLEASAAYRASLAGLLVLQTVGWGWYVLETRRAQRGDVTPP, from the coding sequence ATGACGCCCCTATCCCCGCCCAATCCATGGACACGCATCTTCGCCCCGTTCGCGGTCGGCTATTTCCTCTCCTACCTGCTGAGAAATGCGAATGCCGTCATCTCGCCCGAGCTGCGCGGCGATCTCGGTCTTTCCGCCGCCGATCTGGGGCTCTTGACCTCGGCCTATCTGCTCGCCTTCGGCGCCTTCCAACTGCCGTTGGGGCTGCTGCTCGACCGTTTCGGCCCGCGCCGTGTCGAGACAACGCTGCTGCTCATTTGCGCCGCCGGCTGCGCGCTGTTCGCCGCCGGGCATGACATCGGCCAACTGACGCTGGGTCGGGCGCTCATCGGACTGGGCGTCTCGGCCTGTTTGATGGGCAGCTTCAAGTCCTTCTCGCTGTGGTTCCCGCTCGAACGGCAGGCATCGCTCAATGCGGCGATCATGGCGGCGGGCGGCCTGGGCGCATTGACGGCCAGCGCTCCACTCTCGGCCTTGTTACCCACGCTCGGCTGGCGCGGCATTTTCTTCGCGCTGGCAGCGCTCACCCTGCTGGTTGCAGGGCTGATCTTCACTTCACCCGAGAAGCGGGTCGACGGTCAGCGCGAGACGCTCGGCCAGCAGCTCGCCGGACTCGCCACGATCGTCAAGAGCCGCGCCTTCTGGCGCTTTCTGCCCCAGACGACGCTGATCGTCGGCGGCTTCATGGCGTTGCAGGGACTCTGGGCAGTGCCGTACATGACGCAGGTCGACGGCCTGACGCGTGAAGCCGCGGCCAACGTGCTGCTGTTGATGGCGGCGGCGATGATGACCGGTTTCCTGTTCATCGCCTTCTTCGTGCGTCGACTGGCGCAGGTCGGGCTGCCGCCGGCGCGACTATTGGCCATCGGCATCGGCTGTGGGCTCGCCGCCACGCTCGGCATCGCGCTGCAGCTCGCGCCCGCCTGGCTGCTCTGGCCGATCCTCGGGCTGGTCTTCGCAGTGAGCAATCTCGCCTATGCGCTGCTCTCCGCCAATTTCCCGCCACAACTCGCCGGGCGCGCCAACACGGCGCTCAATTTCGGTGCCTTCGTCGGCGCCTTCGCCATCCAGTGGCTGTTCGGCGTGGCGGTGGATGGCTTCCAGTCCGCCGGCCTCGAGGCATCTGCCGCCTACCGCGCCAGCCTCGCCGGCCTGCTCGTGCTGCAAACGGTGGGGTGGGGGTGGTATGTATTGGAGACGCGCCGCGCACAGCGCGGCGATGTCACGCCGCCATGA
- a CDS encoding TMEM165/GDT1 family protein: MEAFLISTGIVALAEVGDKTQLLALILAARFRRPLPIIAGIFLATVVNHALAGALGLGIAALFAPETLRWLLGLSFIGMAVWLLIPDEVEEDEARFARLGVFGTTLVAFFLAEMGDKTQIATVALAAQFSSVMAVVLGTTLGMMIANVPAVLLGERIAHKLPEKLIHGIAAVIFLILGIATLLGLDERFGL; the protein is encoded by the coding sequence TTGGAAGCGTTCCTGATCTCCACGGGCATCGTCGCGCTGGCCGAGGTCGGCGACAAGACGCAATTGCTCGCCCTCATCCTCGCCGCTCGGTTTCGCCGGCCGCTGCCGATCATCGCGGGCATTTTCCTCGCCACGGTGGTGAACCATGCGCTCGCCGGCGCACTCGGGTTGGGCATCGCGGCGTTGTTCGCGCCCGAGACGCTGCGCTGGCTGCTGGGACTGTCCTTCATCGGCATGGCGGTTTGGCTGCTCATTCCCGACGAGGTCGAGGAAGACGAAGCGCGCTTCGCCCGCCTCGGCGTGTTCGGCACCACGCTGGTGGCCTTCTTCCTTGCCGAGATGGGCGACAAGACGCAAATCGCCACGGTCGCGCTCGCGGCGCAGTTCAGCTCGGTCATGGCCGTCGTTCTCGGCACCACGCTGGGCATGATGATCGCCAACGTACCGGCCGTGCTGCTGGGCGAGCGCATCGCCCACAAGTTGCCGGAAAAGCTGATCCATGGCATTGCCGCGGTGATCTTCCTCATTCTCGGCATCGCCACGCTGCTCGGTCTTGACGAGCGCTTCGGGCTGTGA
- a CDS encoding thioredoxin family protein, whose amino-acid sequence MHLPHPQPEFIFDVDLAGFEAQVIEASKTTPVIVDFWADWCPPCRALTPVLERIAHAMQGQLLLAKVEVDEGANMKLAGRYGLKGFPTVLLFIDGEIRGRFSGARAEHWVRDFLKEHGAA is encoded by the coding sequence ATGCATCTTCCCCACCCCCAACCCGAATTCATCTTCGATGTCGATCTGGCCGGCTTCGAGGCGCAAGTGATCGAGGCCTCGAAAACGACGCCGGTGATCGTCGATTTCTGGGCCGACTGGTGCCCGCCCTGCCGCGCGCTCACGCCGGTGCTGGAACGGATCGCCCACGCCATGCAGGGCCAACTCCTGCTCGCCAAGGTCGAGGTCGATGAGGGCGCGAACATGAAGCTCGCCGGCCGCTATGGCCTGAAGGGTTTCCCCACCGTGCTGCTGTTCATCGACGGCGAGATCAGGGGGCGCTTCTCCGGCGCGCGCGCCGAACACTGGGTGCGCGATTTCCTGAAAGAACACGGAGCTGCATGA
- a CDS encoding ABC transporter ATP-binding protein has product MPEAGAPLIEIDDLHFAYNAHQVLRGIRLTVPRGKLVGILGVSGAGKSTLLRLIGGQLKPQRGRVVLDGKVVHELDDDGLYRLRREIGMMFQAGGLFSDISVYDNIAFPMRELTDLPEEIIHDLVLMKLHAVGLRGASQLMPNELSGGMARRVALARAIALDPVLTMYDEPFAGLDPISLNVIAQLIRRLNDALGATSIVVTYDVPETLKVVDYAYFIHDGMVVASGTPDELLHSPDPAVHQFIHAKPDGPVAFHHPAPPFRNDLRLMAA; this is encoded by the coding sequence ATGCCTGAAGCCGGCGCACCGCTGATCGAAATCGACGATCTGCATTTCGCCTATAACGCCCATCAGGTGCTGCGTGGCATCCGGCTGACCGTGCCGCGCGGCAAGCTGGTCGGCATCCTCGGTGTTTCGGGCGCGGGCAAGAGCACCTTGCTGCGGCTGATCGGCGGCCAGCTGAAGCCGCAGCGCGGCCGTGTGGTCCTCGACGGCAAGGTGGTGCACGAACTCGACGATGACGGGCTCTACCGGCTGCGCCGCGAGATCGGCATGATGTTCCAGGCCGGCGGGCTGTTCTCCGACATTTCCGTCTATGACAACATCGCCTTCCCGATGCGTGAGCTCACCGACCTGCCGGAAGAAATCATCCACGATCTGGTGCTGATGAAACTCCATGCCGTGGGCTTGCGCGGCGCCAGCCAGCTGATGCCCAACGAGCTCTCCGGCGGCATGGCGCGGCGCGTGGCGCTGGCGCGCGCGATCGCGCTCGACCCGGTGCTGACGATGTATGACGAGCCCTTCGCCGGTCTCGACCCGATCTCGCTCAACGTCATCGCGCAGCTGATCCGCCGTCTCAACGATGCGCTCGGCGCCACCTCGATCGTCGTCACCTACGACGTGCCGGAAACGCTGAAGGTCGTCGATTACGCCTATTTCATCCATGACGGCATGGTCGTCGCCAGCGGCACGCCCGACGAATTGCTCCATTCGCCCGACCCGGCGGTGCATCAGTTCATCCACGCCAAACCCGACGGCCCGGTGGCCTTCCACCACCCTGCGCCGCCATTCAGGAACGACCTGCGGCTCATGGCGGCGTGA
- a CDS encoding CZB domain-containing protein: MEQWASRSADFGREGAAATEEMRGLFDLSRRMEGTIAAAALRSFVEVAKIDHLLYKFEIYRVLMGVSTKTAADFASHTACRLGKWYFEGEGRDCFSKLPGYAEMEGPHQAFHDAGQAALAANAAGDVERCFAEVAKLEEMSFKVLASLEKLAASGENDSSLLCHA, encoded by the coding sequence ATGGAGCAATGGGCCAGCCGCAGTGCCGATTTTGGCAGGGAAGGCGCCGCCGCGACCGAGGAGATGCGCGGCCTGTTCGATCTCTCGAGGCGCATGGAAGGGACGATCGCCGCCGCCGCGCTCAGGAGCTTCGTCGAGGTGGCGAAGATCGATCATCTGCTTTACAAGTTCGAGATCTATCGCGTGTTGATGGGGGTGTCGACCAAGACGGCGGCCGATTTCGCGTCGCATACCGCCTGCCGGCTCGGCAAGTGGTATTTCGAGGGCGAAGGCCGCGACTGCTTCTCGAAGCTGCCCGGCTACGCCGAAATGGAAGGCCCGCACCAGGCCTTCCACGACGCCGGCCAGGCGGCGCTTGCCGCGAATGCGGCAGGCGACGTGGAACGCTGTTTCGCAGAGGTCGCCAAGCTCGAGGAGATGAGCTTCAAGGTGCTCGCCAGCCTGGAAAAGCTCGCGGCGAGCGGCGAAAACGATTCGAGCCTGCTGTGCCATGCCTGA